In the Opitutia bacterium genome, one interval contains:
- a CDS encoding alpha-L-arabinofuranosidase: MISCRLLALLLPLAVLSAFAADPLAAGFDAPPRTARPQTFWHWMNGNVTREGITLDLEAMAKIGVAGALIFDGSDYLPAGSANYLEPHWRELMNHAFKEGDRLGVDIGMSNAPGWSSSGGPWVTPAMSMQQLVWTETTVAGGKPVAVDLARPQVNLGYYRDAFVVAFPALRAETVRYEDALARVSVGMAPVEKGILSDGSLATKLALDPAKPLLLEFAAPTELHGLTAFPSSAGRFPKLTVEASQDGREFRPLCTVGTPGRHGILAPAERRFASANVRFVRVTAASAGELAEFILHRTPRIEDWVAKANFDYRVSGQLAVPASVQADATIDPTTVVDLTSRLHGDQLDWEAPAGTWTILRIGQTSTGKNNVAASAAGRGLEIDKFSAAATQFHFEHVIDRVAADAKAAGAKGPASVIIDSYEAGMQNWTNEFPAEFRRRTGYDILGYLPALFGRVVGDAGVAERFLFDFRRVQADLMAENYYERMHALTRERGMRFYVEGYGAGNFDELRVAGLSDVPTTEFWTRTPWTPNRAVKMVTSAAHVYGKSIVGSEAFTGEFKTSRWLEYPYALKMLGDEMSAQGVSLFLMHRYAHQPHPTAMPGVSLGPYGFFFERTNTWFGEAKPWLDCIARTHWMLQQGTYAADVLYFTGERSPDASSMALPVLPPGYTYDLVNTDVLLNRVRVDGGDYVLPEGGRYKLLVLPPDLKAIRPELLKKLRAFVAAGATLVGPRPQFSPTLAGYPESERAMLREAAELWANARVLERATIAEALAQRALAPDFEALSPDGSASFSWQHRRSPEGDLYFIGNRQRRVEELNAVFRGMGGRQPEIWRTESGERSDAVVFAQRDGRAVVPLRLEPGESVFVLFRREAAKGFSSLTRDGAEALVSVACGLKPARRERVPARDFTMAIWVKPDTDLRAFPTEGTTGRIDEVGKFYAIPADPGDARFGAGRATAGLAVGRNGIFVVERSLETCPAVLVWQKPVSGWTHVAVVYRAGRPQLFVNGELVREGLVSGKIVHSGVGSPPPPVDYMLNFPAIEALTRLARQPPPPSRGQVFFFEGNFVPPQEADHALTSDDLKRLILGGVPAPDIPTVTDLSRRDGRATALAWQSGRYALDGGSDVVAQVAAPRVINGAWQVRFQPGRGAPESIELPRLKSLHLHDNPAVKFFAGTATYARTLDVPAEFLGENKRVILDLGRVEVIAAVRVNGKDAGSLWKEPYRLDVTELVRAGDNTLEIAVTNLWTNRLIGDEFLPVENEYGIRDEQGNDPHGIVRLPEWYRDGKPKPPGGRVTFSAWNFYDKNEPLVASGLLGPVRLLNPVRVSFPE; this comes from the coding sequence GTGATTTCCTGTCGTCTGCTCGCGTTGCTGTTGCCGCTCGCCGTCCTGAGCGCGTTTGCCGCCGATCCGCTGGCCGCCGGCTTCGATGCGCCGCCGCGCACGGCGCGTCCGCAGACGTTCTGGCATTGGATGAACGGCAACGTCACGCGCGAGGGCATCACGCTCGATCTCGAGGCCATGGCGAAGATCGGCGTCGCCGGGGCATTGATTTTCGACGGCAGCGACTACTTGCCCGCCGGATCGGCCAATTACCTCGAGCCGCACTGGCGCGAGTTGATGAACCACGCGTTCAAGGAGGGAGACCGACTCGGCGTCGACATCGGCATGTCCAACGCGCCCGGCTGGTCCAGCAGCGGCGGCCCGTGGGTGACGCCCGCGATGTCGATGCAGCAACTCGTTTGGACGGAGACGACGGTTGCGGGTGGAAAACCCGTCGCGGTCGACCTCGCGCGGCCGCAGGTGAATCTCGGCTACTATCGCGATGCGTTCGTCGTGGCGTTTCCTGCGCTGCGGGCCGAGACTGTGCGCTACGAGGACGCGCTGGCGCGTGTGAGCGTTGGCATGGCGCCGGTGGAGAAAGGCATCCTTAGCGACGGCTCGCTCGCCACGAAGCTCGCGCTGGACCCCGCGAAGCCGCTGCTGCTCGAGTTCGCCGCGCCGACGGAATTGCACGGGCTCACGGCGTTTCCCAGTTCCGCGGGACGTTTCCCGAAGCTGACCGTCGAAGCCTCGCAGGACGGGCGCGAGTTTCGTCCGCTGTGCACCGTCGGCACGCCCGGCCGCCACGGCATTCTCGCCCCGGCGGAGCGCCGCTTCGCGTCGGCGAACGTGCGTTTCGTGCGCGTCACGGCGGCATCGGCGGGTGAGCTGGCGGAATTCATCCTGCATCGCACGCCGCGGATCGAGGATTGGGTGGCCAAGGCGAATTTCGACTACCGCGTCTCCGGCCAGCTGGCGGTGCCCGCATCGGTGCAGGCGGACGCCACGATCGATCCGACGACGGTGGTCGATCTGACGTCGCGCCTGCACGGCGACCAACTCGATTGGGAGGCGCCCGCCGGCACGTGGACGATTCTTCGGATCGGGCAGACATCGACCGGGAAGAACAACGTCGCGGCCTCCGCGGCCGGTCGCGGGCTCGAGATCGACAAGTTCAGCGCCGCGGCGACGCAGTTTCATTTCGAACACGTGATCGATCGCGTCGCGGCGGACGCGAAGGCGGCGGGTGCGAAAGGGCCGGCGAGCGTGATCATCGACAGTTACGAGGCGGGCATGCAGAACTGGACGAACGAATTCCCCGCCGAATTTCGGAGGCGCACGGGCTACGACATTCTCGGCTACCTGCCGGCGCTGTTTGGGCGCGTCGTCGGCGATGCGGGCGTGGCGGAGCGGTTTCTTTTCGATTTCCGCCGGGTGCAGGCCGATTTGATGGCGGAGAACTACTATGAGCGGATGCACGCGCTCACGCGCGAGCGCGGGATGAGGTTCTACGTCGAGGGCTACGGCGCGGGAAACTTTGACGAGCTGCGCGTCGCCGGGCTCTCCGATGTGCCCACGACCGAGTTCTGGACGCGCACGCCGTGGACGCCGAACCGCGCCGTGAAGATGGTGACGTCGGCCGCGCACGTCTACGGCAAGTCCATCGTCGGCTCCGAGGCGTTCACGGGTGAGTTCAAGACCTCGCGGTGGCTGGAATATCCCTACGCGCTGAAGATGCTCGGCGACGAGATGAGTGCGCAGGGCGTGAGTCTTTTTCTCATGCACCGCTACGCACATCAGCCGCATCCGACGGCGATGCCCGGCGTGTCGCTCGGACCCTACGGCTTTTTCTTCGAGCGAACCAACACGTGGTTCGGCGAGGCGAAGCCATGGCTCGACTGCATCGCGCGCACGCACTGGATGCTCCAGCAAGGCACCTACGCGGCCGACGTGCTCTATTTCACCGGCGAGCGCAGCCCCGACGCGTCGTCCATGGCGCTGCCCGTCCTGCCGCCCGGCTACACCTACGATTTGGTCAACACCGACGTCCTGCTCAACCGCGTGCGCGTCGACGGCGGCGACTACGTGTTGCCCGAGGGCGGGCGCTACAAGCTGCTCGTGCTTCCGCCGGACCTGAAGGCCATCCGGCCCGAGTTGCTGAAGAAATTGCGCGCATTCGTGGCGGCGGGAGCGACGCTTGTTGGTCCACGGCCGCAATTTTCCCCGACGCTCGCCGGCTATCCGGAGAGCGAGCGGGCGATGCTGCGCGAGGCGGCGGAACTCTGGGCGAATGCACGCGTGCTCGAACGCGCGACGATCGCGGAGGCCTTGGCGCAGCGCGCGCTCGCTCCGGATTTCGAGGCGCTGTCGCCCGACGGCAGCGCGTCGTTCTCTTGGCAGCACCGCCGGTCGCCCGAGGGCGATCTGTATTTCATCGGCAACCGGCAACGGCGGGTGGAGGAGCTGAACGCCGTGTTTCGCGGCATGGGCGGCCGGCAACCGGAAATCTGGCGCACCGAATCCGGGGAGCGCAGCGACGCCGTGGTTTTCGCCCAGCGGGACGGCCGCGCCGTGGTGCCGTTGCGGTTGGAACCGGGTGAATCGGTGTTCGTGCTCTTCCGGCGCGAGGCGGCAAAAGGCTTCAGCAGTCTGACGCGCGATGGCGCGGAAGCACTGGTTTCGGTGGCCTGTGGGTTAAAACCGGCGCGTCGCGAAAGAGTGCCGGCGCGTGATTTCACCATGGCGATTTGGGTCAAGCCCGACACCGATCTGCGCGCCTTCCCCACCGAGGGGACGACGGGGCGCATCGACGAGGTGGGCAAGTTCTACGCGATCCCCGCCGACCCGGGCGACGCGCGCTTCGGCGCCGGCCGCGCGACGGCGGGACTCGCCGTGGGGCGCAACGGCATCTTCGTCGTCGAGCGCTCGCTCGAGACCTGTCCCGCCGTCTTGGTCTGGCAGAAGCCCGTCTCGGGTTGGACGCACGTGGCGGTCGTCTACCGCGCCGGGAGACCGCAGCTCTTCGTGAACGGCGAACTCGTGCGCGAGGGACTCGTGTCGGGCAAGATCGTGCACTCGGGCGTGGGGTCGCCGCCTCCACCGGTCGACTACATGTTGAATTTCCCCGCCATCGAGGCGCTGACCCGACTCGCCCGCCAGCCGCCGCCGCCGTCGCGCGGGCAGGTCTTCTTTTTCGAAGGCAACTTCGTGCCGCCGCAGGAGGCGGATCACGCGCTCACGAGCGATGATCTGAAGCGCCTGATCTTAGGCGGCGTCCCAGCTCCCGACATTCCCACCGTGACCGACTTGAGCCGCCGCGATGGTCGCGCCACCGCGCTCGCGTGGCAGAGCGGCCGTTACGCATTGGACGGCGGCAGCGATGTTGTTGCGCAAGTGGCGGCGCCGCGCGTCATCAACGGCGCGTGGCAAGTGCGCTTCCAACCCGGTCGTGGCGCGCCGGAGTCGATCGAGCTGCCGCGCCTGAAGTCGCTGCACCTGCATGACAATCCGGCCGTGAAGTTCTTCGCGGGCACCGCGACCTACGCGCGAACACTGGACGTGCCGGCGGAGTTCCTCGGCGAAAACAAGCGGGTGATTCTCGATCTCGGACGCGTCGAGGTGATCGCCGCCGTGCGCGTCAACGGAAAGGACGCGGGCAGTTTGTGGAAGGAACCTTATCGCCTCGATGTGACGGAACTCGTGCGCGCCGGAGACAACACGCTCGAGATCGCGGTCACGAATCTTTGGACGAATCGGCTGATCGGCGACGAGTTCCTGCCGGTGGAGAACGAATACGGCATCCGCGACGAGCAGGGAAACGACCCGCATGGCATCGTGCGTTTGCCGGAGTGGTATCGCGACGGAAAGCCGAAACCGCCGGGCGGACGCGTGACGTTCTCCGCGTGGAATTTCTACGACAAGAACGAGCCGCTCGTTGCCTCGGGCTTGCTCGGTCCGGTGCGATTGCTGAATCCGGTGCGGGTGAGTTTCCCCGAGTGA
- the araD gene encoding L-ribulose-5-phosphate 4-epimerase AraD: MTELKREAYEANVALPKHGLINLTFGNASAIDRAKGIFAIKPSGVAYEALKPEDMVLVDLEGKIVEGKLNPSSDTPTHRRLFEAFHEIGGVVHTHSSHATAFAQAGREIPIFGTTHADYFNGDIPVTRKMTKKEIGGGAYEWETGNVIVERFLDDELDPLDFPGVLVNRHAPFTWGKTVAKAVETAVAVECIAHMAFMSLALAPRLKTIEPELLAKHFKRKHGPGAYYGQK; this comes from the coding sequence TTGACTGAACTCAAACGCGAGGCCTACGAGGCCAACGTCGCCCTGCCGAAGCACGGGTTAATCAACCTGACCTTCGGCAACGCCAGCGCTATCGATCGCGCCAAGGGCATCTTCGCCATCAAGCCGAGCGGCGTGGCCTACGAGGCGCTCAAGCCCGAGGACATGGTTCTCGTCGATCTCGAAGGCAAAATCGTCGAGGGGAAATTGAATCCCTCGTCCGACACGCCGACGCATCGCCGGCTCTTCGAGGCGTTCCACGAAATCGGCGGCGTGGTGCACACGCACTCGTCGCATGCGACGGCGTTCGCGCAGGCGGGACGTGAGATTCCGATCTTCGGCACGACACACGCCGACTACTTCAACGGCGACATCCCGGTGACGCGGAAGATGACGAAAAAGGAAATCGGCGGCGGTGCCTACGAGTGGGAAACGGGCAACGTGATCGTCGAGCGCTTCCTCGACGACGAACTCGATCCGCTCGATTTTCCCGGCGTGTTGGTGAACCGCCACGCGCCATTCACGTGGGGCAAGACCGTCGCCAAGGCCGTGGAGACCGCCGTCGCGGTCGAGTGCATCGCGCACATGGCGTTCATGTCGCTCGCGCTCGCACCTCGCCTCAAGACGATCGAGCCGGAGTTGCTCGCGAAGCACTTCAAGCGCAAGCACGGCCCCGGCGCCTATTACGGGCAGAAGTAG
- a CDS encoding LacI family DNA-binding transcriptional regulator, translating into MATLARELNVSKNTVSLALRHDPQIPPETRARVHAAAERLGYARNPVVAHLMSELRKHAQGKSKHTLAVLNAHRDRDAFRTHPTIPTYVAGIRRRATAQGYSIDEFWLHDPQLDGARLNRILRARGIRGVIVVGLMEENRLPERFAGTWKAHACVVTGVRTHEPTLSFCCVDHHALVLQACERALALGYRRPALVIDERIDRLVEGRFTSGMMIGQQGLPAADRVAPFYAVEAARQDPREFYAWLERERPDVVFTLYRFVRRLIEARGLKVPRDLGLLQLERRAEDRDWAGMDQHNDRTGEAAVDMVISHLHNNECGVPEFPRATLIGASWQTGKTLRRVTKRAGAAAVR; encoded by the coding sequence ATGGCCACCCTCGCCCGCGAACTGAACGTGTCGAAGAACACCGTCTCGCTGGCGTTGCGCCACGATCCGCAGATTCCGCCCGAGACGCGCGCGCGCGTCCACGCCGCCGCGGAACGCCTCGGCTACGCACGCAATCCCGTCGTCGCGCACCTGATGTCCGAGCTGCGCAAGCACGCGCAGGGAAAATCCAAGCACACGCTCGCCGTGCTCAATGCGCACCGCGACCGCGACGCTTTTCGCACGCATCCGACGATCCCCACTTACGTCGCCGGCATCCGCCGCCGCGCGACCGCGCAAGGTTACAGCATCGACGAGTTTTGGCTGCACGACCCGCAGCTCGACGGCGCGCGACTCAACCGCATCCTCCGCGCCCGGGGCATTCGCGGCGTCATCGTGGTCGGCCTCATGGAGGAAAACCGCTTGCCCGAGCGTTTCGCGGGCACATGGAAAGCCCACGCGTGCGTTGTTACCGGCGTGCGCACGCACGAGCCGACGCTTTCGTTCTGCTGTGTCGATCACCACGCGCTCGTGCTGCAGGCCTGCGAACGCGCGCTCGCGCTCGGCTACCGACGGCCCGCACTTGTGATCGACGAACGCATCGATCGGCTCGTCGAGGGACGCTTCACGTCGGGCATGATGATCGGGCAGCAAGGTTTGCCGGCCGCCGACCGCGTCGCGCCCTTCTACGCCGTCGAGGCGGCGCGGCAGGACCCGCGCGAGTTCTACGCGTGGCTCGAGCGCGAGCGCCCGGACGTGGTTTTCACGCTCTACCGCTTCGTCCGCCGCTTGATAGAGGCGCGTGGGCTCAAGGTGCCGCGCGATCTCGGCCTGCTCCAGCTCGAGCGCCGCGCCGAGGACCGCGATTGGGCGGGCATGGACCAACACAACGACCGCACGGGAGAGGCGGCCGTCGACATGGTGATCAGCCACCTGCACAACAACGAGTGCGGCGTGCCGGAGTTCCCGCGCGCGACGCTCATCGGCGCCTCATGGCAGACGGGAAAGACGTTGCGCCGCGTCACGAAGCGCGCCGGCGCGGCGGCGGTGCGCTAG
- a CDS encoding alpha-L-fucosidase → MLPLNTCRCIRTLALVAATVVGLRAAAAPIAAPESLPERRTIAPGPFAPTWESLVANYRCPEWFRDAKLGIWAHWGPQCVPGEGDWYARSMYLQGHKQYDAHLAAFGHPSEFGFMEIDHRWRAEHWNPDELMQLYVEAGARYFVAMATHEDNFDAFASRYHAWNSVNVGPQRDIIGEWAKAARAHGLRFGVSNHASHAWHWFQTAYGYDAGGPKAGVRYDAARLKKEDGKGMWWDGLDPQDLYGRPQPGMVIPDGIRSVKDLRTWHDAHNLPWTEEPPPNDPQFVNNWFFRIQDLVDKYRPDFLYLDNTELPLGQAGLDIAAHFYNANIARNGGKLDAVLTAKGLRAERRPAVVQDFERSIGQGGVQELPFETDTCIGQWHYKQDIDYKTVTQVVRNFVDVVSKNGTFLLSIPIRGDGTIDDRERAFLKGLAAWNQVNGEAIFGSRSWKVYGEGPTQIPPGRGSDGPLPFTSEDIRFTANRGALYAFVLRLPETAVRVKSLGTSAPYGAKIAKISLVGSNETMAWRQEADALVIEKPARFPCADVIAFKITLQ, encoded by the coding sequence ATGCTTCCCTTGAACACGTGCCGGTGCATTCGCACGCTCGCGTTAGTCGCCGCAACGGTCGTCGGGCTGCGCGCCGCGGCGGCGCCGATCGCCGCGCCGGAGTCCTTGCCGGAAAGGCGCACCATCGCGCCGGGACCTTTCGCGCCGACATGGGAATCCCTCGTCGCGAACTACCGCTGCCCGGAGTGGTTCCGCGACGCGAAGCTCGGCATCTGGGCGCATTGGGGCCCGCAGTGCGTGCCGGGCGAGGGCGACTGGTATGCGCGCTCGATGTATTTGCAGGGCCACAAGCAATACGACGCGCACCTCGCCGCTTTCGGTCACCCGTCGGAGTTCGGCTTCATGGAGATCGACCACCGCTGGCGCGCTGAACACTGGAATCCCGACGAGCTGATGCAGCTCTACGTCGAGGCCGGTGCGCGCTACTTCGTCGCGATGGCGACGCATGAGGACAACTTCGACGCGTTCGCCTCGCGCTACCACGCGTGGAACTCCGTCAACGTCGGCCCGCAGCGCGACATCATCGGCGAGTGGGCGAAGGCCGCGCGCGCGCACGGGTTGCGCTTCGGCGTCTCCAATCATGCCTCGCACGCGTGGCACTGGTTCCAGACTGCTTACGGCTACGACGCCGGAGGCCCGAAGGCCGGTGTGCGCTACGACGCGGCCCGCCTGAAAAAGGAGGACGGCAAAGGCATGTGGTGGGACGGACTCGACCCGCAGGACCTCTATGGCCGCCCGCAGCCGGGCATGGTGATTCCCGATGGGATCAGGAGCGTGAAGGACCTTCGCACGTGGCACGATGCCCACAATCTCCCGTGGACCGAGGAGCCTCCGCCGAACGATCCGCAGTTCGTGAACAACTGGTTTTTCCGCATCCAGGACCTCGTGGACAAATACCGGCCGGACTTCCTCTATCTCGACAACACCGAGCTGCCCCTCGGTCAGGCGGGCCTCGATATTGCCGCGCATTTCTACAATGCGAACATCGCGCGCAATGGCGGCAAGCTCGACGCCGTGCTCACGGCCAAAGGCCTGCGCGCGGAGCGCCGTCCGGCGGTCGTCCAGGACTTCGAGCGCAGCATCGGGCAGGGCGGCGTTCAGGAGCTGCCGTTCGAGACCGACACCTGCATCGGCCAATGGCACTACAAGCAGGACATCGACTACAAAACCGTCACGCAGGTCGTCCGCAACTTCGTCGATGTGGTCAGCAAGAACGGCACGTTCCTGTTGAGCATTCCGATTCGCGGCGATGGCACGATCGACGATCGCGAGCGCGCGTTCCTGAAGGGGCTCGCGGCGTGGAACCAGGTCAACGGCGAGGCCATTTTCGGCTCGCGGTCCTGGAAGGTCTACGGCGAAGGCCCGACGCAGATTCCGCCGGGGCGTGGCTCGGACGGCCCGCTGCCGTTCACGTCGGAGGACATTCGCTTCACGGCCAATCGCGGTGCGCTTTACGCGTTCGTGCTGCGGCTCCCCGAGACCGCCGTGCGCGTGAAATCGCTCGGCACTTCCGCACCTTACGGCGCCAAGATCGCGAAAATCTCGCTCGTCGGCTCGAACGAGACGATGGCTTGGCGCCAGGAGGCCGACGCACTTGTTATCGAAAAGCCTGCCCGATTCCCTTGCGCCGACGTCATCGCCTTCAAGATCACCCTCCAATGA
- the araA gene encoding L-arabinose isomerase, whose amino-acid sequence MSVVNLSTPEIWFVCGSQHLYGPGPLKQVAANAQAVVDGLVKSKRLPLPLKFKALLVDADQIAKVCVEANADANCAGLVLWMHTFSPSKMWIRGLTQLKKPFLHLHTQFNRDLPWSTIDMDFMNLNQAAHGDREAGFIHTRLRLGRKVVVGHWSDSEVQDRIGVWMRAAHAWHDWQGAKVVRFGDNMRYVAVTEGDKVGSEIRFGFEVNTYGVGDLVAKVNAVSDADIDALCADYEKLYAVVPALKKGGKRHDELRYSARLELGMSGFLSEVGAKAFTDTFEDLHGLRQLPGMATQRLMGAGYGFGGEGDWKTAALVRAMKVMAGGKQTSFMEDYTYHLSPKGHQVLGAHMLEICPSIAAGKPAVEIHPLGIGGKEDPVRFTFDAPAGEALNACLVDLGNRFRLVVNEVKAVKTPKLPKLPVARAVWECKPDFKTACAAWIYAGGAHHTGYSYVVTSEMLEDFATIAGIETVHINADTTLPQLKQDLRNNEVYYHLAQGLRV is encoded by the coding sequence ATGTCCGTCGTCAATCTCTCCACTCCTGAAATCTGGTTCGTCTGCGGTTCGCAGCACCTTTACGGTCCCGGCCCGCTGAAGCAGGTCGCCGCCAACGCCCAAGCCGTCGTCGACGGCCTCGTGAAGTCCAAGCGGCTCCCGCTTCCGCTGAAGTTCAAGGCGCTCCTCGTGGACGCCGACCAGATTGCCAAGGTCTGCGTCGAGGCGAACGCCGACGCCAACTGCGCCGGTCTCGTCCTCTGGATGCACACCTTCTCGCCGTCGAAGATGTGGATTCGCGGCCTCACCCAGCTCAAGAAGCCGTTCCTGCACCTCCACACCCAGTTCAATCGCGACCTACCGTGGTCGACGATCGACATGGACTTCATGAACCTCAACCAGGCCGCCCACGGCGACCGCGAAGCCGGGTTCATCCACACGCGCCTGCGTCTCGGCCGCAAGGTCGTCGTCGGCCACTGGTCCGACAGCGAAGTTCAGGACCGCATCGGTGTCTGGATGCGCGCCGCGCACGCCTGGCACGATTGGCAGGGCGCCAAGGTCGTGCGCTTTGGCGATAACATGCGCTACGTCGCCGTCACCGAGGGCGACAAGGTCGGCAGCGAAATCCGTTTTGGTTTTGAAGTGAACACCTACGGTGTGGGCGACCTCGTCGCCAAGGTGAACGCCGTCAGCGACGCCGATATCGACGCGCTCTGCGCCGATTACGAGAAGCTCTACGCCGTCGTTCCCGCGCTCAAGAAGGGCGGCAAGCGTCACGACGAACTCCGCTACAGCGCGCGTCTGGAACTCGGCATGAGCGGATTCCTTTCCGAGGTTGGCGCCAAGGCCTTCACCGACACGTTCGAGGACCTTCACGGCCTGCGCCAACTCCCCGGCATGGCCACGCAGCGTCTGATGGGCGCCGGTTACGGCTTCGGCGGCGAAGGCGATTGGAAGACCGCCGCGCTCGTTCGCGCGATGAAGGTCATGGCCGGTGGCAAGCAAACCTCCTTCATGGAGGACTACACCTACCATCTCTCGCCCAAAGGCCACCAGGTCCTCGGCGCGCACATGCTCGAGATCTGTCCGTCGATCGCCGCCGGAAAACCCGCCGTCGAAATCCATCCGCTCGGCATCGGCGGCAAAGAGGACCCGGTGCGCTTCACCTTCGACGCTCCGGCCGGCGAGGCGCTCAACGCCTGCCTCGTCGACCTCGGCAACCGCTTCCGCCTCGTCGTCAACGAAGTCAAAGCCGTCAAGACGCCGAAGCTCCCCAAACTCCCCGTCGCCCGCGCCGTCTGGGAATGCAAACCCGACTTCAAGACCGCCTGCGCGGCGTGGATCTACGCCGGCGGTGCGCATCACACCGGCTACAGCTATGTCGTCACGAGTGAAATGCTCGAAGACTTCGCCACCATCGCGGGAATCGAGACGGTCCACATCAACGCCGACACGACGCTCCCGCAGCTGAAGCAAGACCTCCGCAACAACGAGGTCTACTACCACCTCGCACAGGGCCTTCGCGTCTGA
- a CDS encoding ribulokinase, whose translation MAKDVFSIGIDYGTNSVRALVVRCRDGAEFGSCVVNYPSGAQGVLLDPRDHNVARQHPGDYLFGLEKSVRGALAQAKKQRGFSAAQVIGLGVDTTGSSPIPVDAKNVPLALDKKWAKDLNAQCWLWKDHTSWREAAKITELAAQHRPQFIAKCGNTYSSEWFWAKIWHCANVAPKVFAAAYSWVELADWIPSVLAGVVDPKAIKRGVCMAGHKALYAEDWGGLPDKEFLALLDPRLADLRDRLYEKAYDATESAGQLSPESAKILGLPAGIPIAIGEMDVHYGAIGSGVREGTLVKVIGTSTCDCGVVSAAKTVPDIPGICGIVKGAILPGYYGIEAGQSAVGDIFKWYVEGVLKDAKLHAALTADAAKLAPGQSGLLALDWNNGNRTILVDQRLTGLLLGQTLATTQAEIYRALIEATAFGARAIIERIKEYGVPIDRVVCAGGIAEKNPLLMQIYADITGCTMLVAGSSQACALGSAVSAAVLAGVHADFPTAQRKMTSLKKVAYKPRKPAQKTYDQLYALYRQLHDSFGGKNKSADLSGVMKELLAIKESAAK comes from the coding sequence ATGGCTAAAGACGTTTTCTCAATCGGCATCGATTACGGCACCAACTCGGTTCGCGCGCTCGTCGTGCGCTGTCGCGACGGTGCGGAGTTCGGCTCCTGCGTCGTGAACTACCCGAGCGGCGCGCAGGGCGTGTTGCTCGATCCGCGCGATCACAACGTCGCCCGCCAGCATCCCGGCGACTATCTGTTCGGCTTGGAAAAGTCCGTGCGCGGCGCGCTGGCACAGGCGAAGAAGCAGCGCGGGTTCTCCGCGGCGCAGGTGATCGGCCTCGGCGTTGACACGACCGGCTCCAGCCCGATTCCGGTCGATGCGAAGAACGTCCCGCTGGCGCTGGACAAAAAGTGGGCGAAGGACTTGAACGCGCAGTGCTGGCTCTGGAAGGACCACACCAGCTGGCGCGAGGCGGCGAAGATCACCGAACTCGCCGCGCAGCATCGCCCGCAGTTCATCGCGAAGTGCGGCAACACGTATTCCTCCGAGTGGTTCTGGGCGAAGATCTGGCATTGCGCGAACGTGGCGCCCAAGGTGTTCGCCGCGGCGTATTCCTGGGTCGAGCTGGCGGACTGGATTCCGAGCGTGCTCGCCGGCGTCGTTGACCCGAAGGCGATCAAGCGCGGCGTGTGCATGGCCGGACACAAGGCGCTCTACGCGGAAGACTGGGGCGGTTTGCCCGACAAGGAATTTCTCGCGTTGCTCGACCCGCGCCTCGCCGATCTGCGCGACCGACTCTACGAAAAAGCCTACGACGCCACCGAGTCCGCGGGGCAGCTCTCGCCGGAGTCGGCAAAGATCCTCGGGCTGCCCGCCGGCATTCCGATCGCGATCGGCGAGATGGATGTCCACTACGGCGCCATCGGCAGCGGCGTGCGCGAAGGCACGCTCGTGAAGGTCATCGGCACCTCGACGTGCGATTGCGGCGTCGTGTCGGCGGCGAAGACCGTGCCGGACATTCCGGGCATCTGCGGCATCGTGAAAGGCGCGATTTTGCCCGGCTACTACGGCATCGAGGCGGGGCAGTCCGCCGTGGGCGACATTTTCAAATGGTATGTCGAGGGCGTGCTGAAGGACGCGAAGCTCCACGCCGCCCTCACCGCCGACGCCGCGAAGCTCGCGCCGGGCCAGAGCGGCCTGCTCGCGCTCGATTGGAACAATGGCAACCGCACTATCCTCGTCGACCAGCGTCTGACCGGACTGCTGCTTGGCCAGACGCTCGCGACAACGCAGGCGGAAATCTATCGCGCGCTCATCGAGGCCACGGCGTTTGGCGCGCGTGCGATCATCGAGCGCATCAAGGAATACGGCGTGCCGATCGATCGCGTCGTCTGCGCCGGCGGCATCGCGGAGAAAAACCCGCTGCTGATGCAGATCTACGCGGACATCACCGGTTGCACGATGCTCGTGGCCGGTTCGTCGCAAGCCTGCGCGCTCGGCTCGGCTGTCAGCGCTGCGGTGCTCGCGGGCGTGCATGCGGATTTCCCGACGGCGCAGCGCAAGATGACGTCGCTCAAGAAGGTCGCCTACAAGCCGCGCAAGCCCGCCCAGAAGACTTACGACCAGCTCTACGCGCTCTACCGCCAGCTGCACGACAGCTTCGGCGGCAAAAACAAGTCCGCCGATCTCTCCGGCGTGATGAAGGAGTTGCTCGCGATCAAGGAATCCGCGGCGAAGTAG